From the Candidatus Methylomirabilota bacterium genome, one window contains:
- a CDS encoding NAD(P)H-dependent oxidoreductase subunit E, with product MKAVFMRLSGYDNSITATRHESVGGVSVIPPDQYALRALIAQFPRERTWLLPALQAAQGAEGWLSPESLVAVALHLRVPKSEVYGVATQYPEFRLVKPGARLIRVCTGTSCRIQGGLTLLHTLQDRLGLRAGETSPDQSVTLEEADCLFRCSMAPVVEVDHRCYGRVGTDQLDRLFDPAASRISLVSVPALLKPSSDTPVAALEQLVTQSLTRQPSALRLIVGVGSCSASVGADLLMERLTEEVKHQGLSATVMEGGCNGMCYAAPVVELYRSGWPRMTLKAMNVDNVIPLVSALKEDRLPTGLNAVAWQESSWREISGLAHEPFLSGQHRAVLDRCGVVDANDLADALRHGSYAGFARSLQQGDAVAVINEVKASGLAGRGGAYFGAAHKWEACRNAAGPLKYLVINGEEGEPGIFKDRHLMEGDPHRLLEGILLAAFASGVNRGILFINGEADLAARRMENALRSAEAAGLLGEQILGSDFSFHLELRRGAGGFILGEETALMEAIEGRRAMPRPKPPFPVEAGLWGKPTVINNVETLAAVPLIVSRGAAWFAAIGGGRGTKLFGLSGHLARPGIVEAPMGVTLRHLCEAIGGGSGDGRPLKAALVGGPSGVIVHPSRFDEPLVPGGTISPGSGGVVALGESASIGDVTRTLLAFNARESCGKCTPCREGTGRLLALLQQPQNSGQRQEIEELAQVVRLASLCGLGQSAPLSLLSAVDQFPQEMLSTPPDIIGKG from the coding sequence ATGAAGGCGGTCTTCATGCGACTGTCCGGGTACGACAACTCTATCACCGCTACACGACATGAATCTGTGGGAGGCGTATCCGTGATACCGCCGGATCAATATGCTCTTCGCGCACTGATTGCACAGTTTCCACGGGAGCGGACGTGGCTCCTGCCGGCACTGCAAGCGGCGCAAGGGGCCGAGGGCTGGCTGAGTCCGGAGAGCCTCGTGGCGGTGGCTCTCCACCTCCGGGTCCCCAAGAGCGAGGTGTACGGAGTTGCCACCCAGTACCCGGAGTTTCGCCTTGTCAAGCCGGGCGCCCGCTTGATTCGCGTCTGTACCGGTACGAGCTGTCGCATTCAAGGTGGTCTGACGCTGCTCCACACCCTGCAGGATCGTCTTGGACTTAGAGCCGGCGAGACGTCGCCGGATCAAAGCGTCACCCTCGAAGAGGCCGATTGCCTCTTCAGGTGTTCGATGGCCCCTGTCGTCGAGGTAGATCATCGCTGTTATGGACGAGTCGGCACAGATCAACTCGACAGACTATTCGATCCTGCCGCTTCTCGGATATCGCTCGTCTCCGTCCCGGCCCTGTTGAAGCCAAGCAGCGATACTCCTGTAGCTGCCCTCGAACAGCTTGTCACACAATCGCTCACCCGTCAGCCTTCAGCACTCAGGCTCATTGTCGGTGTGGGGAGTTGCAGCGCATCGGTCGGGGCCGACCTCCTTATGGAAAGGCTGACAGAGGAGGTAAAGCATCAAGGGCTGTCCGCGACCGTCATGGAGGGCGGCTGCAACGGCATGTGCTATGCCGCTCCCGTTGTAGAACTGTACCGATCCGGCTGGCCGAGAATGACGCTCAAGGCTATGAATGTCGATAATGTCATTCCCTTGGTCTCGGCGCTGAAGGAGGATCGACTCCCCACAGGACTTAATGCGGTGGCCTGGCAGGAATCGTCCTGGCGCGAGATCTCCGGTCTCGCTCACGAGCCGTTCCTGAGCGGCCAGCATCGAGCTGTTCTCGACCGCTGTGGAGTGGTCGATGCGAACGATCTGGCCGACGCCTTGCGTCACGGGAGCTATGCGGGATTCGCTCGCTCCCTCCAACAGGGCGACGCGGTCGCCGTCATCAACGAGGTCAAAGCGTCCGGCCTTGCCGGACGGGGTGGCGCGTACTTCGGAGCCGCGCATAAATGGGAGGCCTGCCGCAATGCGGCAGGACCCCTCAAGTATCTCGTGATCAACGGCGAAGAGGGTGAGCCCGGTATTTTCAAGGACCGCCACCTGATGGAGGGTGATCCCCATCGGCTGTTGGAAGGTATCCTGTTGGCGGCCTTCGCCTCCGGAGTCAACCGCGGCATACTCTTCATCAACGGTGAGGCCGACCTCGCAGCGCGTCGAATGGAGAACGCGCTTCGATCGGCTGAGGCGGCCGGACTGCTCGGCGAGCAAATCCTTGGAAGCGATTTCTCCTTTCACCTGGAGCTTCGTCGTGGTGCAGGCGGCTTTATCCTCGGGGAAGAGACGGCGCTCATGGAAGCCATCGAAGGCAGGCGCGCCATGCCTCGCCCCAAGCCCCCGTTCCCGGTGGAGGCGGGGCTATGGGGGAAGCCGACGGTGATCAACAACGTGGAAACCCTCGCAGCGGTACCGCTGATCGTCAGTCGAGGCGCCGCGTGGTTTGCCGCCATCGGTGGAGGACGGGGAACTAAGCTGTTCGGCCTCTCCGGCCACCTCGCCCGACCGGGGATCGTGGAGGCGCCGATGGGCGTCACGCTCCGTCATTTGTGTGAAGCGATTGGCGGAGGAAGTGGAGATGGACGACCACTGAAGGCGGCGCTCGTCGGTGGACCATCCGGCGTTATCGTCCACCCCAGTCGGTTCGATGAGCCGCTGGTTCCAGGCGGAACGATCTCGCCTGGAAGCGGGGGTGTGGTCGCCCTCGGCGAGAGCGCTTCAATCGGCGATGTCACTCGGACGCTCCTTGCCTTCAATGCGCGGGAGTCGTGCGGCAAATGCACGCCATGTCGAGAGGGAACAGGTCGCCTGCTCGCGCTCCTTCAGCAGCCTCAGAACTCCGGCCAGCGGCAAGAGATCGAGGAACTGGCCCAGGTGGTACGGCTGGCCTCGCTGTGCGGCCTCGGTCAATCGGCGCCCCTGTCCCTCCTCTCAGCGGTTGATCAGTTTCCTCAAGAGATGCTCTCAACCCCGCCTGATATCATTGGAAAGGGATGA
- a CDS encoding Lrp/AsnC ligand binding domain-containing protein produces MAVSAFVFLECSAGRSKDVAKQLSGIPGVKLSHAVTGPHDVIAFVEGPDINALGITIISKIQAVSGVLRTTTNVVVE; encoded by the coding sequence GTGGCGGTGTCCGCGTTCGTCTTCCTTGAGTGCTCGGCAGGTCGGTCCAAAGACGTGGCCAAGCAGTTATCCGGTATTCCCGGGGTAAAGCTCTCTCATGCCGTAACCGGTCCACACGATGTCATTGCCTTTGTGGAGGGGCCGGATATCAACGCGTTGGGGATCACGATCATCTCAAAGATTCAGGCAGTTTCGGGGGTGCTCCGCACTACGACCAACGTCGTCGTGGAGTAA
- a CDS encoding helix-turn-helix domain-containing protein, with product MQKQERRPTIMTLEEVARFLRLNKSTIYRMAREGTLPAWKLGNVWRFKKEAIEDWIVNSQRAHEQKLHRKS from the coding sequence ATGCAGAAGCAGGAGCGACGGCCAACGATCATGACCCTGGAGGAGGTCGCTCGCTTCCTCCGGCTCAACAAGTCGACGATCTACCGGATGGCGCGGGAAGGGACGCTCCCGGCTTGGAAATTAGGAAACGTCTGGCGATTCAAGAAAGAGGCCATCGAGGACTGGATCGTCAACAGCCAGCGGGCGCACGAGCAGAAGCTTCATCGCAAATCCTAG
- a CDS encoding PAS domain S-box protein: MPARSEKQAKPSAAEWKELRRRCEELSISIESMRAYYEDLLGSLQDGIIIVESDGRIRSINQAAEELTGVSAQVLYGRPFEQIFPNDRSLQELVRKTMESGRTHADFDARLTRQDGSQVVISAVSSLISDGTGQARGTVLVLRDQTGIRELEERLQRSDRLAALGTVAAGVAHEIRNPLAGLRGAAQLLEGEPDFPPVLKEYTLVIVKEVDRLGAIVERLLSFATPRGPVLRSCNLHEILDDLFFLERAPLGAANVTVQRQYDPQLPEILADPSEIRQLFLNLIRNGVEAMPGGGDLTVRTRYERSAKRCGGRSVAVAEIIDQGSGFDPEIERHLFTPFFTTKERGTGLGLAICLRIVEDHGGAMEATSSPGRGSRFRVWLPLAKQPEAVSSHDEPHRTAQDFRA; this comes from the coding sequence ATGCCGGCGAGGTCTGAAAAACAGGCCAAACCCAGTGCGGCGGAGTGGAAAGAACTCAGGCGCCGTTGCGAGGAACTCAGTATCTCTATCGAGTCGATGCGGGCCTATTATGAGGATCTGCTGGGAAGCCTGCAAGACGGTATTATCATCGTCGAATCGGATGGACGTATCCGCTCAATCAATCAAGCAGCAGAGGAGCTGACCGGAGTGTCGGCGCAGGTATTGTACGGAAGGCCCTTTGAGCAGATATTTCCGAATGATCGCTCGCTGCAGGAGTTGGTACGGAAGACCATGGAGAGCGGCCGGACACATGCCGATTTCGATGCCAGACTGACGAGGCAGGACGGCTCGCAGGTGGTCATCAGCGCCGTGTCCTCCCTCATCAGCGATGGCACGGGTCAGGCGCGGGGCACCGTCCTGGTGCTCCGGGACCAGACCGGGATCAGGGAACTTGAGGAGCGTCTGCAGCGATCAGACCGCTTGGCGGCTCTCGGGACGGTAGCCGCAGGGGTGGCTCATGAGATCCGCAACCCGCTGGCCGGCCTCAGGGGGGCGGCGCAGTTACTCGAGGGCGAGCCTGACTTTCCTCCCGTTCTGAAAGAATACACTTTGGTGATTGTAAAAGAGGTTGATCGGCTCGGCGCGATTGTTGAGCGGCTGCTGTCTTTTGCCACACCTCGCGGTCCGGTCCTTCGCTCGTGTAACCTGCACGAAATCCTCGATGATCTCTTCTTTTTAGAGCGGGCGCCGTTGGGCGCTGCCAATGTCACGGTTCAGCGTCAGTACGACCCGCAGCTCCCTGAAATCCTCGCTGATCCCTCTGAAATCCGGCAACTGTTTCTGAACCTGATCCGTAATGGGGTCGAGGCGATGCCGGGCGGAGGAGATCTTACCGTTCGGACGCGGTATGAGCGATCTGCCAAACGCTGCGGGGGCCGGTCGGTGGCCGTGGCCGAGATTATCGATCAGGGGAGCGGGTTCGATCCCGAGATTGAGCGCCACCTGTTCACCCCGTTCTTCACCACAAAAGAAAGGGGGACCGGGTTGGGGCTGGCCATCTGCCTCCGGATTGTGGAAGACCATGGCGGAGCCATGGAGGCGACAAGCTCACCGGGCAGGGGCAGCAGGTTTCGAGTATGGCTGCCCCTTGCGAAACAACCCGAAGCGGTCTCATCTCACGATGAACCTCATCGGACTGCGCAGGACTTCAGGGCATGA
- a CDS encoding sigma-54-dependent Fis family transcriptional regulator, whose translation MIQTRQILVVDDEESIRWALRKALEREGYRVVLAADGIEGLKLATDPGIDLVLMDIKMPGAEGLETLSKIKEARPGLPVIIMTAFGTLQAAVQAMKRGAYDYITKPFDFGELTILVQRVFEIRELTERVAQMEALGGRPFDFGGVVGLCPAMQQIFKLVGKMAASDLTVLVRGESGTGKELLAKAIHYNSRRSARPFVAVNCAAIPRELLESELFGHERGAFTGASALRRGKFELAEGGTIFLDEIGDMDIGLQAKILRVLQERQFERVGGERSLSADVRVIAATNQKLEAAVAQKSFREDLYYRLNVVTINLPPLRERIEDIPLLVNHFLHRFAEEQRQEPKTLPPETLELMLAYRWPGNVRELENAVKRACVLAPTSLILPEHLPAALLHAEELGAAGGGSSFERLLSQGIAGELFRVQQERDGQIYAYFLAALERPLLLRVLEKTGGNQLRAAELLGINRNTLRKKLRELGITPARSDEEKTKG comes from the coding sequence ATGATTCAGACACGACAGATCCTCGTCGTTGATGACGAAGAAAGCATCCGTTGGGCCCTCCGCAAGGCGCTTGAGCGCGAGGGGTATCGGGTTGTACTGGCCGCCGATGGGATCGAGGGGCTCAAGCTGGCTACAGACCCGGGCATCGACCTTGTCCTTATGGATATCAAGATGCCGGGCGCAGAGGGGCTGGAAACCCTCAGTAAGATTAAAGAGGCCCGTCCGGGGCTTCCCGTCATCATTATGACCGCATTCGGCACACTCCAGGCTGCGGTCCAGGCGATGAAGCGCGGGGCCTATGATTACATTACTAAGCCGTTTGACTTCGGCGAACTCACGATTCTGGTGCAGCGAGTCTTTGAGATCCGTGAGCTGACTGAGCGGGTGGCGCAGATGGAGGCCCTCGGCGGCCGGCCCTTTGACTTCGGAGGAGTGGTCGGCCTCTGTCCGGCCATGCAACAGATCTTCAAGCTGGTGGGGAAGATGGCCGCCAGCGACCTGACCGTTCTCGTCAGGGGCGAGAGCGGCACCGGGAAGGAACTGCTGGCGAAAGCGATTCATTACAACAGCCGGCGCTCTGCGCGTCCGTTTGTGGCCGTCAACTGCGCGGCCATCCCTCGTGAGCTGCTCGAGAGCGAGCTGTTCGGTCACGAGCGGGGCGCCTTTACAGGAGCCAGCGCCCTTCGGCGCGGCAAGTTCGAGCTCGCGGAGGGCGGGACGATCTTCCTCGATGAGATCGGAGATATGGATATCGGCCTGCAGGCCAAAATCCTGCGTGTGCTCCAAGAACGGCAGTTTGAGCGGGTAGGGGGCGAACGGTCGCTCTCTGCCGATGTAAGGGTTATCGCCGCCACGAATCAAAAACTCGAAGCTGCCGTCGCACAGAAGAGCTTTCGAGAAGATCTCTACTATCGCCTGAACGTCGTCACCATCAATCTTCCGCCCCTTCGAGAGCGGATCGAAGATATCCCTTTGCTTGTGAACCACTTCCTGCATCGGTTTGCGGAAGAGCAGAGGCAGGAGCCAAAGACCCTGCCGCCAGAGACGCTTGAGCTGATGCTTGCGTATCGCTGGCCCGGAAATGTCCGCGAGCTGGAGAATGCTGTAAAAAGGGCTTGCGTGCTTGCTCCGACCTCTCTCATCCTGCCGGAGCATCTGCCTGCCGCTCTCCTGCACGCAGAGGAACTGGGCGCCGCTGGTGGCGGCTCCTCCTTCGAACGGTTGCTGTCTCAAGGGATTGCGGGCGAGCTGTTCCGTGTGCAACAGGAACGAGACGGGCAGATCTATGCGTACTTCCTCGCCGCGCTGGAGCGGCCTCTTCTTCTGCGCGTCCTGGAGAAGACCGGCGGGAACCAGCTTCGGGCGGCTGAGTTGCTCGGGATCAATCGCAACACGCTCCGAAAGAAACTCCGTGAGCTCGGCATCACGCCTGCCCGCAGCGATGAAGAGAAAACGAAAGGGTGA
- a CDS encoding LysR family transcriptional regulator — protein sequence MTMTFHQLRVFLAVARRQSYSRAAEELFLSQPAVSAQVRELERALDATFFERVGRTIVLTEAGKELLAYAERICALTDEARLAMQELDGLKRGRIALAAVSTAGAYVLPSLLGAFQKRHPGIGINLEVTNRALVRDRLLHNEVDLVVMGRPPEEVPHVAEPFLSDEIVVVAAPSHPLATARRIPVDRLAQEVFIAREVGSGTRLNADEFFRQQGVKLRVGLELGDNSAVKEAVAAGLGIALLSRHVLRMELALKRLVVLDVQGLPLRRQWFVVHREDKHLSRAAIAFKAFLLTSAEAVLASPGQPHPIKGRTRR from the coding sequence ATAACCATGACCTTTCATCAGCTTCGCGTCTTTCTGGCGGTCGCCAGGCGCCAGAGCTACTCCCGCGCGGCCGAGGAGCTTTTCCTGTCCCAGCCCGCCGTCTCGGCGCAGGTTCGGGAGCTGGAGCGGGCCCTCGATGCGACCTTCTTCGAACGGGTCGGTCGGACCATTGTCTTGACCGAGGCGGGCAAAGAACTCCTGGCCTACGCCGAAAGGATCTGCGCGCTGACCGACGAAGCCAGGCTGGCGATGCAAGAGCTCGACGGCCTGAAGCGCGGACGGATTGCCCTTGCCGCCGTCAGCACAGCGGGCGCCTATGTCCTGCCTTCATTGCTCGGGGCATTTCAGAAGCGACACCCCGGCATCGGTATCAACCTGGAGGTCACCAACCGCGCGCTGGTACGAGATCGCCTCTTGCACAATGAGGTTGACCTCGTCGTCATGGGGCGTCCTCCCGAGGAAGTTCCGCATGTCGCCGAGCCGTTTCTCTCTGACGAGATCGTCGTCGTCGCCGCCCCATCTCATCCGCTCGCAACAGCGAGGCGAATTCCGGTGGATCGCCTGGCCCAAGAGGTCTTTATCGCGCGCGAGGTCGGCTCAGGAACCCGTCTCAATGCCGATGAATTTTTTCGCCAGCAAGGAGTGAAGCTCAGGGTTGGGTTGGAGCTGGGAGATAACAGCGCTGTGAAGGAGGCGGTGGCCGCGGGGCTCGGGATTGCCCTTCTATCCCGTCATGTCCTACGTATGGAACTGGCGCTCAAGCGCCTGGTGGTGCTGGATGTTCAGGGGCTTCCCCTGCGGCGGCAGTGGTTCGTGGTCCACCGCGAAGACAAGCATCTCAGTCGGGCGGCGATCGCCTTCAAAGCGTTCCTCCTCACCTCGGCCGAGGCGGTATTGGCATCTCCAGGTCAGCCGCATCCCATCAAAGGTCGCACGCGACGCTGA
- a CDS encoding phosphoribosylaminoimidazolesuccinocarboxamide synthase — MTQPVVLKTECPELALYARGKVRDIYDFGDRLLLVATDRISAFDVVLPTGIPGKGRVLTALSAFWFRLTADLVCNHLLTTEVDAFPPACHPYREMLQGRSMLVKKTKPLPIECIVRGYLSGSGWAEYQKTGAVSGIPLPAGLPESCRLDSPLFTPSTKAEQGAHDVNITFDEASAQLGTELGERVRGLSLVLYERARAYAVERGIIIADTKFEFGLLDGNLILIDEVLTPDSSRFWPCDTYAPGRSQPSFDKQFVRDYLKSIAWGMQEPGPELPKEIVERTYAKYQEALRRLTGDDLLS, encoded by the coding sequence ATGACCCAACCGGTTGTGCTGAAAACAGAGTGTCCCGAACTCGCCCTTTACGCAAGGGGGAAGGTCCGGGATATCTACGACTTCGGCGATCGTCTGCTGCTGGTGGCCACAGATCGGATCTCAGCGTTCGACGTAGTCCTGCCAACGGGCATTCCGGGAAAGGGGAGGGTCCTTACAGCCCTCTCCGCGTTCTGGTTTCGCTTGACCGCGGACCTGGTGTGCAATCACCTGCTCACCACCGAGGTGGATGCCTTCCCACCAGCGTGCCACCCCTACCGCGAGATGCTTCAGGGACGGAGCATGCTGGTCAAAAAGACGAAGCCTCTCCCCATCGAGTGCATTGTTCGCGGTTACCTTTCCGGCTCGGGCTGGGCGGAGTACCAAAAGACGGGGGCTGTTTCGGGTATCCCGCTTCCGGCGGGGTTACCGGAGTCGTGCCGCCTCGATTCGCCCCTCTTCACCCCTTCAACGAAGGCGGAGCAGGGGGCACACGATGTCAACATCACGTTTGATGAGGCGTCTGCCCAGCTCGGTACGGAGTTGGGTGAGCGTGTCCGAGGGCTGAGTCTGGTGCTGTATGAGCGGGCCCGGGCGTATGCTGTGGAACGGGGAATTATTATCGCCGACACGAAATTCGAGTTTGGGTTACTGGATGGCAATCTTATCCTGATCGACGAGGTTCTCACCCCTGACTCGTCCCGCTTCTGGCCATGCGATACCTATGCGCCGGGCCGATCCCAGCCGAGCTTCGATAAACAGTTTGTACGGGACTACCTGAAGTCGATCGCTTGGGGAATGCAGGAGCCGGGACCGGAGCTGCCTAAGGAGATCGTCGAACGAACTTATGCCAAGTACCAGGAAGCGTTGAGACGGCTGACCGGAGACGACTTGTTGTCATGA
- a CDS encoding PGPGW domain-containing protein produces the protein MHGFMISTFRQAKRVVVIVVGFTVLLIGIVLIVLPGPATLVIPLGLAILATEFVWAKRLLVRFQHETRRLKQTISRKVQRNDRERSGQK, from the coding sequence ATGCACGGTTTCATGATCAGCACTTTCAGACAGGCGAAGCGTGTCGTCGTTATCGTCGTGGGCTTCACTGTGCTGCTGATCGGTATCGTCCTCATTGTGCTCCCCGGACCCGCCACGCTCGTTATCCCGCTTGGTCTGGCAATCCTGGCCACAGAGTTCGTTTGGGCTAAGAGGTTGCTGGTTCGATTCCAGCATGAGACGAGACGGCTGAAGCAAACCATTTCCAGAAAAGTGCAGCGCAACGATCGTGAGCGGTCAGGACAGAAGTGA
- the nirD gene encoding nitrite reductase small subunit NirD — protein MEMKHASLEIVVPLGPVDAIPLGQGCTYVVDGCPIAVFRQRDGQLFATKNACPHRGGPLADGIIGGGKVICPLHGRQFDLKTGASVDGDYAVQTYPVRVEGGEIILTLA, from the coding sequence ATGGAGATGAAGCACGCCTCACTGGAGATCGTTGTGCCGCTTGGTCCGGTCGATGCGATCCCGCTCGGCCAGGGCTGTACCTACGTCGTAGACGGCTGCCCCATCGCCGTATTCCGTCAGCGCGATGGGCAGCTATTCGCCACGAAAAACGCGTGTCCGCATCGAGGGGGCCCGCTGGCAGACGGCATCATCGGGGGTGGGAAGGTGATCTGCCCTCTTCACGGCCGACAGTTCGATCTGAAGACGGGGGCATCGGTTGACGGGGACTACGCTGTTCAGACCTATCCGGTTCGCGTGGAAGGAGGCGAGATCATCCTCACGCTCGCCTGA